The window ATCGTGATTGCCCTCCTCTGACAGCTTTGCCGACACCATTTGCATCGTTTCCACCAAGCCGGCATCAATCAAGTCTAGGTTGGCATTTAAGATCTCCAGTTCTTCACCACTCGTACAAGTCATCAGTTCTTCGATCAGCGCCAAGTAAGCTTCAATGCGTTCTTCATTCATAGGGTTTATAGGCTTAGATTTGATTTTTTTCTTGAATCGCTCCCTTCCCAGAAGAAGATTATCGCTATCTCAGCATTTTCCTCTGCTGCCCGATGGGTATTCTTAAAGTGGGAAGCGAGTAAACCTTTTAAATCTTAACGTTTATACTTTTGCTGCCGGCGGGATGCACACCGGCAGGAGTTTTGCTGAGGACCCTATCCGCCCGAAACCCTTTTCCTGCAACGGTTACAATGGCCGGCAGGCGTCTCCCTCACTGATTAGCAATTCCTCTCAAAGCCCCTGTGAGCTAAAGTTTCTTCCAATTATCCATTGCAGGGAGTTCCTTATTGCACAAAGCTTTGCTATGATAGCAAAGCGCATCATGCGGATGTGGCGAAATTGGCAGACGCGCCAGATTTAGGTTCTGGTTCCGCAAGGAGTGAAGGTTCAAGTCCTTTCATCCGCATTAGAAGCCGGTTGTAAGCCGGTTCAAGCTAAAACTTACAAATCGACTCAGGTTGAACCGGGCAAGCTTGTTCAGAAATTCGGTTTTGGCGCAGATTAACCGTTGTTAGTTTCGTTAAAGATTTCAAAGCGGTAATATTTTTAACTTGATTGGAATTCAAGTTCAGTTCAGTTAAATTCGTGAGAAATTGCAAAGCCTCGATTTCTCTAATTTTATTGACGCTAAGATAAAGAATCGTTAAGTTAGTCAATCCTTGCAAAGCACTAATATCTCTGATTTGATTGCCGCTCAGAAAAAGAGCAGTTAAGTTTTCTAGCGATTTCAGCGGGTTGAGATCCCTAATTTGATTGCCGCTGAGATAGAGTCCGGTTAAATTTGTCAGAGATTGTAAGGAACTGATATCAGAAATTTGATTAAAATCTAGAGATAATGTCTTTAACTTAGTCAGAGATTTCAGCGACGTAATATCTGATATCTGATTATGACTGAGAGAAAGATAAGTGAGTTCAGTTAAAGAGTGCAGGGGGGTGAGATCGGAAATTTTATTTTCGTACAGGTCTAGATGAGTGAGATTCGTTAAAGATTGCAGAGGTGTAAGATCGGAAATTTGATTATAGCTGAGATATAAATTCGTTAAATTAGTCAGGGATTGTAAGGGGCTAAGATTAGAAATTTGCTGACTTTTAAGGATAAGAATAGTCTGTCTTGAAAGTTGCTTGTTTGCAACATCACAATCAGAAGTGCCGGCTTCTTTTAACAGCACCTCAACCGTATGTTTGACATCGGCAGAAAGATTGGCTTGATTGGAACACCAATCAGCAAACGTTTTGAACATCGTTGCCGGCACCCCTTGACCCGAAGAAGCCGGCAGCCTGTAAACTTCTAAAGAGAGCGTTATAGCAATACTGACAGAAACGACTGTTTGAAAGATTTTTGCGCGAACCGAGTTATTTTTGCCTAAAATTTTCAGTAACATTCTCTTACTTTACACAGGAGTCACGATCAGGTTATGACAATCGAACAACTATTCACCGGCGCTAATTTATTCGTCTTACCCTTTTGGACATTAATGATTTTATTGCCCAACTGGGGGATCACCCGAAAGATTATGCAATCCCTCATACCTTTTGTGCTCTTAGCCGCGCTGTACTTATTTTTGCTCAGCGGCACCATCACATCTGAATCTGCTCAAGCATTATCCAATCCAAAATTAGCAGATATCGCCCGCTTCTTCGCTGAAGAAAGAGCCGCAGCAACCGGCTGGATACATTTTCTAGTAATGGATCTATTTGTCGGTCGTTGGATCTACCTAGAAGGACAACGCACCGGCACCTGGACAATTCATTCTATCGCCCTCTGCTTATTTGCCGGCCCATTAGGCTTACTCTCCCATATTGTCACCGCTTGGGTGAGTCAGAAATTCTTCCCCCAACCTGAAACAGAACCAACACCAACAACACCCTAACCCCATTTTAGAGAGATTGCACCGAAACAAAACGAACAAGAACCGCTCTTTGTCACCAAACTCTTGGCAAAAATCATCCTAAAAAAAACAACTGAACCTAGGTAAATACAGATAACCCATCTGTGTTTATCTGTGTTTATCTGTGGTTAAAAAATCTTAAAAATTCCAATAAACAGCTTAAACACTCCCATCCGTAGAACTCACCGGCTCAAACTCTAAAGGCGAACACTTTTCCGGTTTCCCAAAGATATGAAAACTCACCGCCGGCTCATCACCTAAAGCTTCAACACAATGAATCACATTAGACGTAAAACCGAGAATATCCCCACCCTCCAAAATGCGTTCACCAACCCGTTGAACTCGATTTGGAAATTCAGCCTCCCCGGTTCTTTGCCAAAACGTATTTTTCTCTTGGCCACTAATTAGCGCCACCACCGCCCAAGTCCCATGATGGTGAATCGCCGAAACTTTTCCAGGTAGCCACGATACAATCTGCACGCACAGCGGAAAATTTGGCTCCTCATAAAGCTTTAAAACCGACCATCCCGTTTCCGGTGAAGGTTCAAGATAAGCACATTGCAGCCAATAGGAACTTGTGAGCAACCGGCGCACCAATGGGCGAATTGCTTGGAGACGCCGGCGATCTTCCTGTACTTCCAACAGAATATCTTCCACCTCTGTTAGAAACCGATAGAGCCGGTAAGTGCTGGTTGGCCACTCACTCTCGCTCAGCAACACACAAGCTTGACACTGCCCGCTATCGGTGACTAACCAATCATGACTTTCCATAAAAAGGCAAAACTTAAAAATATCGGTGCAGCAAATATTACTGAACCGAATCGCTCAATCAGCTTTAACTGCATCCCAAGCTAAGCTAAAGTTACGACGCAACACGGGAATAACAGGTGAAATCGTGGCAGTTGAATACGATTTAGTCATCATCGGCGGTGGATCTGGAGGTTTAGTCGTCGCCAGTGCGGCAGCGCAACTGAAAGCAAAAGTAGCTTTGGTAGAACGGGATCGTTTGGGAGGCGACTGTCTCTGGGTGGGTTGCGTACCCAGCAAATCCCTGATCCATGCCTCTCGTATCGCCTGGGAAGTCAAAAATGCTGAGCGTTTTGGTATTTCCTGCCAAGATCCCCAAATTGATTTTGCCAAAGCCAACCGGCACGTTCAGCGCGTCATCTCTACTATTGAACCCAATGACTCACCGGCACGATTTGAAAGCTTAGGCGTTGAAGTCATCTTTGGATCGGGCCAATTCCTTGACCGGCAGACTTTTGAGGTAAATGGCCGAAAACTTTGCGCTAGAGCATTTGTGATCGCCACCGGCTCAAAACCGGCACTTCTCCCTGTACCGGGACTGCAACAAGCCGGTTATCTCACCAACGAGCAAGTTTTCTCTGTGCAACAGCGTCCCAAATCTCTTGCGGTTATTGGTGGGGGGCCAATTGGCTGCGAGTTGGGTCAAGCATTCTCCCGCTTAGGTTCGCAGGTAACGCTGATCGCCAGCAAGGATCGCATTTTACCTAAAGAAGACCCGGAAGCTGCGGCTGTGGTGCAAGCTCAGTTTGAATCTGAAGGCATTCGAGTGCTAACGAACACACGAGTAGATCGGGTGGAAGTGGTTGAGGGTCAAAAACTTCTCTGGGCGGGAAACCAGAAAATTGTCGCGGATGAAATTTTGGTTGCTGCCGGTCGAGTTGCGAATGTAGAATCTCTTAACTTAGAAGCTGCCGGTGTGGAAGCCGGTAAACAGGGAATTCAGGTAAACGGCAAACTGCAAACAACCAATCCCCGCATTTATGCCTGTGGGGACGTGATCGGCGGCTACCAGTTCACCCACGTTGCCAGCTATGAAGCCAGTGTGGTGCTGAAAAATGCCTTATTCTTTCCCATAACTAAAGCGAATTATCGGGTGATTCCCTGGGCCACCTTTACCGATCCCGAACTTGCTAGAGTCGGATTAACAGAGGAAGCGGCGAGAAATCGTTACGGGGATCGCATTGAGGTACTTAAACAGGAATTTGCCTCTGTAGATCGCGCTCAAGCAGAGGCAGCGACAGTGGGGTTTGCTAAAATTATTACTAAGGGTAACGGAGAAATTCTCGGCGCTCATATTGTTGGCCCATCTGCCGGCGAGTTAATTCACGAGGTCGTTTTGGCGATGTCCAACCGGCTCAAGGTATCGGCCCTCACCGGCATGATTCACATCTACCCCACCCTGGCAGAAGTTAACAGTAAAGCGGCTTTGCAGCTCACCAAGCAAAAATATGCCAAAAATAGCCGGTTGCAGAGCATTCTAGAGAAGTTCTTCCAATTGCGTCGATCCTTGTGAGCAGACCGAGCAAAAACACATTTCTCCTTTTTTGTCTGCTACTCTTTCACGCTTCAATTTTTTTACGCTCGCGCTGCCGCACTGCCTGCTCACTAGCCACCGATCTCATCCATTCGTTCCGATTAGTGAGCTAGATCACATAATTTTCATACCTATATCACCCTTCCTCAATAACTAGAATCACTCTTCCGGTAGATGATTGTCACATAATTTTAATGAATCGGTCACTGCCGGTGGGGGAAAAATGCCCCATACTAGAAATATGAAGATTTGTTTATGGCACCCAACAGTCCTAGGAGGGACTTGCCATGCTCTCAAGACCCAGTTTCGATGATCGAACTCTGGCTGAATCCTTTTACCAAGCGTTACTAGATCGCTTCTGTGATTCTTTTGATGGTTCCACTCGCACCCTGTTAGATAATTGCACTTTTGGTATTGCCCCCAGTCAAACTGGCGTGAAAACCTTTTTCATCTTGGCTCCTTCCCTAGACGTGGCAAAGCAACTAGCCGAAAGCATCGGTAGCATCATCACTCAAGTCACAAACCTCATGCCTGGAGTCGCCCAGACAGCTATCTGCGTAGTCCCGGCTGATACTCAAGCAGAAGATTCTGCCGCTTCAAACGACTTAGGGCAATTTCCACCTAAGTTTATGATGGGTAAAATTTTCTCCCACCCATCCGAGGTTGGAAGTGCAAGTTAGCAAATATTTTGTTCGCCCCTGCGACATCTAATTATGACCTGCTGTGTGAGAGCCTGCTTTTGTGGGCTTTTTTAATGGGGATCACGCTGTGCCAAGGGAAAGGGCTACGATGTTTCTGCCGGCAGCCTAGTGCGCCTCCCGATCAAGACGAACGCTCCCCAAACCAATTGTTAAGTTTTTTTGCGTCTAATGCCTGAACAACTAACCACTGGTAGCGAACAACTGATATTATTTCTCCGGGAGCCGCTCCATGCACTGGGAGTCCAGGTGACCAAGCAACAAAAGCAAAAAAAAGCTTGACAAAAGCGGCTAGTAGGTATTTAGTTTTGAGTTTTGATGCGGCTTGGCGTGATCGGCAATACAGTCGGCCAGATCGGAGCATTCCAATGTGGTCAGTTTTGCCGGTACAAACTTTTCCCCAAATAAAAGATAGCTGACATTAAAGTGCGAAGGGACTTTTTTTGTTCAAGCGACTGTGTTAGAAAAGTGTGAGTTGGATTGATACTAAGTTGTTTCCTCAGTTAGGATTAGCCAGATAAGGATGAAAATCATTCGCCAAAGTCTCAAAATAAAATTATGCGAGCGTAACTTAGTATCAGGCTTTTATGGTTAGCCAACCCCCAGACGCAGACTTTCGGGTTATAGTCACCAACGAAATTCCCTTGGTTCAGCTGCCTGCTCGCCTAAGCGTGCTAGAAGCAGTTGCCTTTAAGCAAACCTGCCAACAGCTTTGCCAGCAAAGCCCCGTTCCCAGCAAAATCATCCTTGATTTTAGCCAAACCCACTTTATGGACAGTAGTGGGGTTGGGGCTTTGGTCAATAATGTGCGAATCACCCAACAGCAGGGAATTGAATTGATCCTGCAAACTGTCCAGCCCCAAGTTATGGCAGTCCTGTCCATAACTGGACTCGATCAAGTTTTAAAAATTGAACCCGCAACGGAAACGCCGACACCCAGTAGCGCCCGTCGCGTCCAAAATCAGCTACCAACGACCCATCCCTCCGTGCGCTCGTGGGTCAAACGCTTGATAGACGTGGTGGGGGCTTTGGTGGGTTTGGTTTTGACGGCAATTTTGCTGATTCCCATTGGGATTGCCATCAAACTGGACGATCCTGGCCCAATTTTCTTCAGTCAAATCCGCTGCGGTTGGATGGGCCGGCGATTTCGGCTGTGGAAACTGCGCTCAATGTGCGTCAATGCAGAAGCGCTGAAATCGCAAGTGGTTAACCAAGTAGAAGGCCCATTGTTTAAAAACGACAATGATCCCCGGATCACGCGAGTAGGCCGGTTTCTGCGGCGAACCAGTTTGGATGAGCTGCCGCAGTTTTGGAACGTCCTTAGAGGCGAAATGAGTTTAGTTGGCACCCGGCCTCCAACCCCGGATGAAGTAGAGCGTTACGAAGTGCCAGAATGGCAACGCTTAGATGTCAAACCCGGCATGACCGGCGAATGGCAAGTAAAGGGCCGGTCTCGCATCAGCAAATTTGAGGACGTGATCCGTCTGGATTTGCAATATCAAAAAAATTGGAGCCTTATCTATGACTTAAAATTAATTCTTCAAACTGTTCTAGTCCTGTTTAATAAAAACAGCGGTGCGATGTGAGTGAAGACTTTAGAATTAAGAATTGGGAATTCTTTATTCTTCCTTCTTCATTCTTCCTTCTTCATTCTTCATTCTTCATTGAGAAGATGGTGTTAGACAACCTTGGCGGCTGGTGGAAATCCCACCTGGGAAAAAAACCAGAGAAACAAGAACAACCCCTCAAACAAGCCCAGCTTTCCGTCTTGACGGAACTGAATGCTCTAGCCGAAGTTTTGCAATGGTTTGAGCAGTTTAAACTGGCGCTGCTCCCCTGTAACGTTTGGTGGCAATGCCAAACAGCCCTCGCAGAAGGTTTAACGAACGCGGTGCGCCATGCTCACCGAAACTTGCCCCAGACGACCCCCATTGAGATTGAGGTCAAACTTTTTTCGCACCAGATGGAAATGCGAATTTGGGATCAAGGTCAACCGTTTGATTTAGAAAAAAGGTTGCACGAAAACCTAAAACTCTTTCGTCCCGGCGATCCCGACCCGCACGGCAATGGATTGATCTTCATGTACAAGCTGATGGATGAGCTTTCGTATACGCGAACACCAGACGAGCGCAATTGTTTGCTGATGCGAAAAAAAATTAGCAAATAATCAAATTTTTTAATGTTGGCCGTGTTAATTGCGCTTTTTTCCCCGCCCGTTTAAAATCACCCCCTAGGGGGATTGCCTCCATGAGCTAGGTCTATTTAGATGTATAGGAGTAGCTTATACATTCAAATCTTGGCTTGAGGCAAATCGTCTGATGGTTAACTCCCTCGCAAGTGGTCGTATCGCAATGATCAAGGCACCATTGCCTGATAACGAAGCCAAGAGGATTGAAGCGCTACGGAAGTATCAGGTACTTGATACATTACCTGAACAGGCATTTGACGATCTGGTGCGTCTCGCTGCAAAAATTTGTGAAACTCCCATCGCACTGATTAGCTTAATCGATACCGACCGGCAGTGGTTCAAGTCGAAAGTGGGATGGGCAGGACGGGCTTCAAAACGGGATGTGGCGTTCTGTGCCCATGCGATTTTGTCCGATCAAGTGTTTACGGTTAGCGACACTTTGCAAGATCCCCGCTTTGCCGCCAATCCCTTAGTGATTAGTCCTCCTTATATCCGGTCTTATGCCGGTGCCCAGCTAGTGACCCCCGATGGTTTGGTCTTGGGCACCTTATGTGTTATGGATTACGTGCCGCGAGATTTGAGCGACGGGCAGCTAGACATTTTAGCAACCCTGTCGCGTCAGATAATGGCGCTGATGGAGAAAGGCCGCCAACTGCGGCA of the Microcoleus sp. FACHB-68 genome contains:
- a CDS encoding leucine-rich repeat domain-containing protein, whose protein sequence is MLLKILGKNNSVRAKIFQTVVSVSIAITLSLEVYRLPASSGQGVPATMFKTFADWCSNQANLSADVKHTVEVLLKEAGTSDCDVANKQLSRQTILILKSQQISNLSPLQSLTNLTNLYLSYNQISDLTPLQSLTNLTHLDLYENKISDLTPLHSLTELTYLSLSHNQISDITSLKSLTKLKTLSLDFNQISDISSLQSLTNLTGLYLSGNQIRDLNPLKSLENLTALFLSGNQIRDISALQGLTNLTILYLSVNKIREIEALQFLTNLTELNLNSNQVKNITALKSLTKLTTVNLRQNRISEQACPVQPESICKF
- a CDS encoding ABA4-like family protein; this translates as MTIEQLFTGANLFVLPFWTLMILLPNWGITRKIMQSLIPFVLLAALYLFLLSGTITSESAQALSNPKLADIARFFAEERAAATGWIHFLVMDLFVGRWIYLEGQRTGTWTIHSIALCLFAGPLGLLSHIVTAWVSQKFFPQPETEPTPTTP
- a CDS encoding cupin, which codes for MESHDWLVTDSGQCQACVLLSESEWPTSTYRLYRFLTEVEDILLEVQEDRRRLQAIRPLVRRLLTSSYWLQCAYLEPSPETGWSVLKLYEEPNFPLCVQIVSWLPGKVSAIHHHGTWAVVALISGQEKNTFWQRTGEAEFPNRVQRVGERILEGGDILGFTSNVIHCVEALGDEPAVSFHIFGKPEKCSPLEFEPVSSTDGSV
- a CDS encoding FAD-dependent oxidoreductase; protein product: MAVEYDLVIIGGGSGGLVVASAAAQLKAKVALVERDRLGGDCLWVGCVPSKSLIHASRIAWEVKNAERFGISCQDPQIDFAKANRHVQRVISTIEPNDSPARFESLGVEVIFGSGQFLDRQTFEVNGRKLCARAFVIATGSKPALLPVPGLQQAGYLTNEQVFSVQQRPKSLAVIGGGPIGCELGQAFSRLGSQVTLIASKDRILPKEDPEAAAVVQAQFESEGIRVLTNTRVDRVEVVEGQKLLWAGNQKIVADEILVAAGRVANVESLNLEAAGVEAGKQGIQVNGKLQTTNPRIYACGDVIGGYQFTHVASYEASVVLKNALFFPITKANYRVIPWATFTDPELARVGLTEEAARNRYGDRIEVLKQEFASVDRAQAEAATVGFAKIITKGNGEILGAHIVGPSAGELIHEVVLAMSNRLKVSALTGMIHIYPTLAEVNSKAALQLTKQKYAKNSRLQSILEKFFQLRRSL
- a CDS encoding exopolysaccharide biosynthesis polyprenyl glycosylphosphotransferase — translated: MVSQPPDADFRVIVTNEIPLVQLPARLSVLEAVAFKQTCQQLCQQSPVPSKIILDFSQTHFMDSSGVGALVNNVRITQQQGIELILQTVQPQVMAVLSITGLDQVLKIEPATETPTPSSARRVQNQLPTTHPSVRSWVKRLIDVVGALVGLVLTAILLIPIGIAIKLDDPGPIFFSQIRCGWMGRRFRLWKLRSMCVNAEALKSQVVNQVEGPLFKNDNDPRITRVGRFLRRTSLDELPQFWNVLRGEMSLVGTRPPTPDEVERYEVPEWQRLDVKPGMTGEWQVKGRSRISKFEDVIRLDLQYQKNWSLIYDLKLILQTVLVLFNKNSGAM
- a CDS encoding ATP-binding protein gives rise to the protein MSEDFRIKNWEFFILPSSFFLLHSSFFIEKMVLDNLGGWWKSHLGKKPEKQEQPLKQAQLSVLTELNALAEVLQWFEQFKLALLPCNVWWQCQTALAEGLTNAVRHAHRNLPQTTPIEIEVKLFSHQMEMRIWDQGQPFDLEKRLHENLKLFRPGDPDPHGNGLIFMYKLMDELSYTRTPDERNCLLMRKKISK